A section of the Streptococcus oriscaviae genome encodes:
- the secY2 gene encoding accessory Sec system protein translocase subunit SecY2, whose translation MKKILYAHPIIQRVMASVFIVAIFILGRYIPLPFLKLESYLTPHQSNLSWAAHLTGGDLSQIGLFSLGLSPWMYASILMTLFSIGQKGKTISPQSAEYRKNGLMLIIAAIQGLGVAISLDYGTTDKTQQLPLIGMVAVILVAGAFVIAWLIGLNTAYGFAGPSLLVLVSILVGQFRVLPLMADLAADGYLFYLLGIGLWCLMSIYITVVLEKAEYRIAVQRISIKNSLAKEAYMPVKLNLAGGMPFMYAMTLLTFPNYLLALLAYLLPNHSESILSFGRFFSFLTLEGLLVYMVILLVLTLSFAFMNLNPTDKARELRKTGDYIPGIRPGRPTRDYLTRIVWSLGVLNGLFLIVMGGLPLFLILFLPVLQPVVGFPGVVLMTVGIVLSIILEVEMMRLKKRYTGLFQ comes from the coding sequence ATGAAAAAAATACTTTACGCCCACCCCATTATCCAGCGTGTCATGGCTAGTGTTTTCATTGTGGCCATCTTTATATTGGGGAGGTATATCCCACTTCCGTTTTTGAAATTGGAAAGTTACCTAACCCCTCACCAGTCTAATCTGTCTTGGGCAGCTCATTTGACAGGAGGAGATTTATCGCAGATAGGTCTTTTCTCCCTAGGCTTGTCGCCGTGGATGTATGCCAGTATTTTAATGACCCTGTTTTCCATTGGTCAAAAAGGAAAAACTATTTCTCCACAGTCAGCTGAATATCGAAAAAACGGTCTGATGCTGATCATTGCAGCGATTCAAGGTTTGGGAGTAGCTATTTCGCTTGATTACGGAACGACAGACAAAACCCAACAGCTACCCCTGATAGGGATGGTTGCTGTGATTCTGGTTGCCGGAGCCTTTGTTATTGCTTGGCTGATTGGGCTGAATACCGCCTATGGATTCGCTGGGCCCTCTCTTTTGGTATTGGTCAGCATTCTTGTTGGTCAGTTTCGTGTCTTGCCACTCATGGCGGATTTAGCAGCGGATGGCTATCTTTTTTACCTGCTTGGAATTGGACTTTGGTGTCTGATGTCTATCTACATCACAGTGGTTTTGGAGAAGGCCGAATACCGCATTGCTGTCCAGCGTATTTCTATAAAAAACAGTTTGGCAAAAGAAGCCTACATGCCTGTAAAATTGAACCTTGCAGGCGGTATGCCTTTCATGTATGCTATGACTCTTCTGACCTTTCCAAACTACCTATTGGCCTTGCTGGCCTACCTGCTTCCAAATCACTCCGAATCCATTCTTTCTTTTGGACGCTTTTTTTCCTTCTTGACACTTGAAGGACTGTTGGTTTATATGGTAATTTTACTGGTATTGACACTGAGTTTTGCCTTTATGAACCTCAATCCGACAGATAAGGCGAGAGAGTTAAGAAAAACAGGGGACTATATTCCAGGTATACGTCCCGGTCGGCCTACGAGGGATTATCTGACCAGAATTGTATGGAGTTTAGGTGTTCTCAACGGGCTCTTTCTGATTGTGATGGGGGGGCTACCGCTCTTCTTGATCTTGTTTCTGCCCGTCTTACAGCCGGTTGTTGGATTTCCAG
- a CDS encoding glycosyltransferase family 2 protein, whose product MKISVIVPVYNVEDYLRECLNSILNQTYTNLEILLINDGSTDSSGSICDEYAEKDSRIQVIHKENEGLSAARNVGLDRMTGDLLTFVDSDDGIHEDFLKDCLYHLEAQKADMVIGHFFQWSEIDQSFYYYIPKDSWGTIEILDSQEALNRQIDWQGLNTAPFVIACGKVFKKELFDTVRFPVGKVYEDEYTIHKLLLKANRIVLVNIDYYMYRRHGKSIMTGDYSPRKDMNLIEALEERLLDFVLAGRDTDLVKHKLTALLYQTKQKFEEHHCQHLPEYKRILQKIELSNHD is encoded by the coding sequence ATGAAAATCAGTGTGATTGTGCCAGTTTACAACGTGGAAGACTACCTAAGAGAGTGCCTTAACAGCATCCTAAATCAGACCTATACCAATTTAGAAATTCTTCTTATCAACGATGGCTCCACTGACAGTTCTGGCAGCATTTGTGATGAGTACGCTGAAAAAGATTCGCGCATTCAGGTGATACACAAGGAGAACGAAGGACTCTCTGCTGCGAGAAATGTCGGTCTGGATAGAATGACTGGCGATTTACTAACCTTTGTAGATTCTGATGACGGCATTCATGAGGATTTCTTAAAAGATTGCCTCTATCATTTAGAAGCTCAAAAAGCTGATATGGTTATCGGCCACTTCTTCCAGTGGAGCGAGATTGACCAATCCTTCTACTACTACATTCCAAAAGATAGCTGGGGAACCATAGAAATCCTAGACTCCCAAGAAGCACTGAATAGACAGATAGACTGGCAAGGGCTCAACACCGCTCCCTTCGTCATCGCCTGCGGCAAAGTCTTCAAGAAAGAATTGTTTGATACCGTTCGTTTTCCAGTAGGTAAAGTCTATGAAGACGAGTACACTATTCACAAGCTATTACTGAAGGCGAATAGAATTGTCCTTGTCAACATCGATTATTATATGTATCGCAGGCATGGCAAAAGCATCATGACAGGGGATTATAGCCCTAGAAAGGATATGAATTTAATCGAAGCACTTGAAGAACGGCTCCTAGATTTTGTCTTAGCTGGGAGAGATACCGACTTGGTTAAACATAAGTTGACCGCCTTACTTTATCAAACCAAGCAGAAATTTGAAGAACATCATTGCCAGCATTTACCTGAGTATAAGCGTATTTTACAAAAAATTGAACTATCAAACCATGATTAA
- a CDS encoding glycosyltransferase: protein MIKPIQKTIQLALSATASYSDYLGVVLFSLMEHCDPSYNVHAHILHDSREDSSLFTCQQLTAIFPRLSISFIGIDNSLVSHFQTIDYISSQTYYRAFIPELISEQIEKIIYLDCDLLIKGDIAPLWEIDLKDRPMAAVPDSWMSQFQADYIQDLGLQEDSYVNTGVLLLNLVALRKMNFTKQFLDLANEMQDHFRYGDQDIINVLLKNSFLPLSAAYNAYFPQLLEEHIIEHFTGSEKPWHLLSAYPDYLISLIRYHQLLNLETISLIVPVYNVEDYLVDCLDSLVGQTYTKLDILLINDGSTDKSGNICDEYAKKDPRIKVIHKENAGLADARNVGLDAISSPYVIFLDADDRLDKDHVSHLYQTMIATEADITIAKCVSYREADGQWLFFDYHLAESQTHEILTPESWLERVHHHHVFGLSTAWAKLYKTALFNQPQHPIRFPKGRLHEDEFTIYRAILASRKTVLLNETLYLYRIHEDAVMRSTPSLKHWEDLIASYEQKLLDFHLLQIDASYLQADYIQTLHHVKEQLETSQSLATSLYTHILERLAVLDSQPL from the coding sequence ATGATTAAACCTATTCAAAAGACCATTCAGCTCGCTTTATCCGCCACCGCTAGTTATAGTGACTATCTCGGAGTTGTTCTTTTTTCTCTTATGGAACATTGCGACCCTTCTTACAATGTGCACGCTCATATACTGCACGACTCAAGGGAAGATTCAAGTCTCTTTACCTGCCAGCAATTGACAGCTATCTTTCCTCGGCTTTCTATTAGCTTCATCGGTATCGACAATAGCTTGGTCAGTCATTTCCAAACCATAGATTACATCAGCTCTCAGACCTATTACCGAGCCTTCATTCCAGAATTGATTTCAGAACAGATTGAAAAAATTATCTATCTAGATTGTGACCTTTTGATTAAAGGTGACATTGCTCCACTTTGGGAAATCGACCTAAAAGATAGGCCCATGGCTGCTGTTCCTGACAGCTGGATGAGCCAGTTTCAAGCAGATTATATCCAAGACCTCGGCTTGCAAGAAGATTCTTATGTCAACACTGGCGTACTTCTGCTGAACCTTGTGGCATTGCGAAAAATGAACTTCACGAAACAATTTCTTGATTTAGCCAATGAGATGCAAGACCATTTCCGCTACGGCGATCAGGACATCATCAATGTCTTACTGAAGAATTCCTTCCTGCCCCTGTCTGCTGCCTACAATGCCTACTTTCCGCAACTACTTGAAGAGCATATCATCGAACATTTTACTGGTTCGGAAAAACCTTGGCATCTTCTTTCTGCCTATCCAGACTACTTAATTAGTTTGATTCGTTATCATCAACTTTTAAATCTGGAAACCATCAGTCTAATTGTTCCTGTTTATAATGTTGAAGACTATCTTGTTGACTGTTTAGACAGTCTAGTTGGACAAACCTACACCAAACTTGATATTCTTCTCATCAATGACGGATCCACCGATAAATCGGGGAATATTTGTGATGAGTATGCCAAAAAAGATCCGCGTATCAAGGTCATTCATAAAGAAAATGCTGGCCTAGCAGATGCTCGAAATGTTGGTCTCGATGCCATCAGCAGTCCCTATGTCATCTTTTTAGATGCAGATGACCGTCTGGATAAAGATCATGTTTCTCATCTCTACCAGACCATGATTGCGACAGAAGCTGACATCACCATAGCCAAATGCGTGAGCTACCGGGAGGCTGATGGACAATGGCTTTTCTTTGATTATCATCTTGCAGAGAGTCAAACACATGAAATCCTGACACCTGAAAGCTGGCTTGAACGCGTCCATCATCACCATGTTTTTGGACTATCTACCGCTTGGGCAAAACTTTATAAGACAGCCCTTTTCAACCAGCCACAGCATCCTATTCGTTTCCCAAAAGGCAGACTGCATGAGGATGAATTTACCATCTATCGCGCCATACTGGCCAGTCGCAAAACAGTTCTTCTTAATGAAACACTCTATCTTTATCGAATTCACGAAGATGCTGTCATGCGCTCAACTCCATCCCTGAAACACTGGGAGGACCTCATAGCCAGTTATGAACAAAAATTGCTTGACTTTCATCTCCTGCAAATAGATGCTAGTTATCTTCAAGCCGACTACATTCAGACCCTCCATCATGTAAAAGAGCAGCTTGAAACCAGTCAATCGTTAGCTACCTCGCTCTATACACATATTCTGGAACGGCTTGCTGTTCTTGATAGTCAACCACTATAA